The Stenotrophomonas maltophilia genome segment ACCGGCCAGCTGGCTCGCCTGGCGCGCGTTGGTGGCGGTGCGCTGCACGGTCTCGGCCAGGCCCTTCATCGACACCGCGGTTTCCTCGAGCGATGCCGCCTGCTGCTCGGTGCGCTGCGAGAGGTCGCTGTTGCCCTGTGCGATTTCAGTCGCGCCGACCGCGATGGTGTCCGCGGCGAACTTGATCTGGCCGATGATCGCGGCCATCGCCTCGACCAGCGAATTCACGCCTTCGCACAGTTCGGCGATCGAGCCATTCTTGTCGGCGGTGGACACGCGCTGGGTCAGATCGCCCTGCTTGGCCGCGGCCACCACCTCGCGGGTCTGCGCCACCGCGCGCTGCATGGCCTGGTTTTCATGCACCTGCGCGGTGATGTCGGTGGCGTACTTGACGACCTTGAACGGCTTGCCATTGAGGTCCAGGATCGGGTTGTAGGATGCCTGGATCCAGACCTCACGCCCGCCTTTGCCAAGGCGCCGATACTGGCCGGCGTCGTATTCGCCGCGCCCCAGTTTCTCCCAGAACTGGCGATAGTCGATGCTGCTGCGATGCTCGGGCTCGACAAACAACGAATGGTGCTGCCCGCGCACTTCGTCCAGGCTGTAGCCGGTGGCGGCCAGGAAATTGTCATTGGCCGACAGGATGCGGCCATCCATGCTGAACTCGATCACCGCCTGCGACTTGGTGATCGCGGCCAGTTGCCCCGCCGAGTCGGCCGCCTGCAGCTTCTGCGCGGTGATGTCGGTCGCGAACTTGACCACCTTGTACGGCCGCCCCTGGCGGTCCAGTACCGGGTTGTACGAGGCCTGGATCCAGATCTCGCGCTGGCCCTTGCCGAAGCGGCGGTACTGTCCGGCGTCGTATTCGCCGCGCCCCAAGCGCGCCCAGAAGTCGCGGTATTCGGCGCTGCGCGCCAGCTCGGGGTCGACGAACAGGGAATGATGCTTGCCCTGGATCTCCTCCAGCCGGTAGCCCATCGCGTGCAGGAAATTGTCATTGGCCTGCAGGATGGTGCCGTCGAGCGCGAACTCGATGACGGCTTGCACGCGATGCAGCGCGGCCACCTGCGCTTCCAGCTCGGTGCGCTCGGTCATCGCCTTCTCTGTGCTGGTGCGTTGCTGCGGCGCCAGTACGCCAAGCAGCGCACGCCACGGCGACCAACGGGTGTGCAGCTCGGCCGGCGCCTGCGCGCCTGCCGTGAAGCCTGGAATGAGCATTGTCTGATCCTCGGTGTCCGGTAAGCGGTTGTGACCCGACGGGCGGGATGCCCGGCGGCAACATCAGTTGCCAGGGACTACAGGTGCCAACGGCACCTCTCGAGCGACTGCCAAGAACGTCTGCTGCGGGTGCGATCGGCATCTGGGAGCGGCGGAACACACTGCGCGGACCGCCCATCGGGGGCAGCCTGGGGTCCTGCGGCGGGTGACTGGAGCGGGATCCAGAGGGAGTATCGGCGATGCCGTCAGCCGCTTTAGCGGGATTCCGCGACGTCCGTCGCAACTCCGTGCATTGCAGCCGGAATGCGGTAGACGATTGCCGTGTACTTCACGCCCTGCTCACGTGCTACAGGCGGTCCCCCGAGGGACTCAGCGAGGGAACGGCTGGACCGGTTCTGCTCGGCCACCGGATAGCGGAACGCAGCACAGCGCAGGCGCCCTGAGGCGGCCGACCACACCGCC includes the following:
- a CDS encoding GNAT family N-acetyltransferase; this translates as MAGLHRARDAEPELGIWIAEMMHGHGYGREAVAAVWSAASGRLRCAAFRYPVAEQNRSSRSLAESLGGPPVAREQGVKYTAIVYRIPAAMHGVATDVAESR
- a CDS encoding methyl-accepting chemotaxis protein, whose product is MLIPGFTAGAQAPAELHTRWSPWRALLGVLAPQQRTSTEKAMTERTELEAQVAALHRVQAVIEFALDGTILQANDNFLHAMGYRLEEIQGKHHSLFVDPELARSAEYRDFWARLGRGEYDAGQYRRFGKGQREIWIQASYNPVLDRQGRPYKVVKFATDITAQKLQAADSAGQLAAITKSQAVIEFSMDGRILSANDNFLAATGYSLDEVRGQHHSLFVEPEHRSSIDYRQFWEKLGRGEYDAGQYRRLGKGGREVWIQASYNPILDLNGKPFKVVKYATDITAQVHENQAMQRAVAQTREVVAAAKQGDLTQRVSTADKNGSIAELCEGVNSLVEAMAAIIGQIKFAADTIAVGATEIAQGNSDLSQRTEQQAASLEETAVSMKGLAETVQRTATNARQASQLAGGAADVAARGGSVVHEVVETMAVINASSRRIVDIIGVIDGIAFQTNILALNAAVEAARAGEHGRGFAVVATEIRELSQRSASAAKEIKHLIDESVANVGAGTAQVESAGRTMDEIVTNVRRVSDLMTEISTASQQQSDDIQQMNQAVDLIDQGTQQNAALVEEASAAARSMEEQSAQLLQTVASFRLQGGAGHRHGAAALHAV